From Daucus carota subsp. sativus chromosome 6, DH1 v3.0, whole genome shotgun sequence, the proteins below share one genomic window:
- the LOC108225376 gene encoding high affinity nitrate transporter 2.7: METPNKTEPELSFSIPVDSDHKATKLKLLSVSSPHMRAFHLAWLSLFACFFSTFSIPPLLPIIREELNLTQADIGHAGIASFVGSIFSRLAMGPVCDSFGPRIASATVSLVTAPAVLAVCFVSSPLSLIVLRFLIGFSLANFVSSQFWMSSMFSGYTVGVANGLVAGWANVGSGLTQLIMPLIVSLIAYLNVSSFPAWRVAFILPATLQAVTAIMVLTLGQDLPDGNYKQYSSRRTNKNKETVIKGLIHGLLNYRGWILALIYGLCFGVEMTIDNIIAEYFYDRFSLDLETAGAIAASFGLANIVSRPAGGLLSDLMGKMFGMRGRLWSLWLVQMVAGLLCVALGRANSLWGSILAMVGFSLFVQAASGLTFGVVPFVSNRSLGVISGMTGSGGTVGAVVTQLLLFSGSNKFPTQTGIFLMGLLMILSTLPLTLIYFPQWGGMFCGPSISSDHYYLIA; the protein is encoded by the exons ATGGAAACTCCAAACAAAACAGAGCCAGAGCTCTCGTTCTCAATTCCAGTGGATTCTGATCATAAAGCCACTAAGCTAAAATTACTCTCTGTATCATCGCCTCACATGAGAGCCTTCCATCTTGCATGGCTCTCTCTGTTCGCTTGCTTCTTCTCAACTTTCTCCATTCCACCTCTCCTCCCGATAATCCGCGAAGAACTCAACCTCACACAAGCTGATATCGGCCATGCTGGCATCGCGTCCTTTGTGGGCTCCATCTTCTCGCGCCTCGCTATGGGCCCTGTCTGCGACTCCTTCGGGCCTCGTATCGCCTCTGCCACGGTCTCTCTTGTGACTGCACCAGCTGTGTTAGCCGTCTGCTTTGTCTCCTCGCCTCTGTCATTGATTGTTCTTCGCTTTCTTATCGGCTTTTCGTTGGCCAATTTTGTGTCCAGCCAGTTCTGGATGAGCTCCATGTTCTCAGGATATACTGTGGGAGTTGCTAATGGACTTGTGGCTGGATGGGCCAACGTTGGTTCTGGCCTTACACAACTCATTATGCCATTAATTGTCTCGTTAATCGCGTACTTAAATGTTTCCTCTTTTCCTGCTTGGCGCGTTGCGTTTATTTTACCTGCAACGCTCCAAGCAGTGACAGCTATTATGGTCCTGACGCTGGGTCAGGACCTACCAGACGGGAACTATAAACAATATAGTTCCCGTAGAACGAACAAAAACAAAGAGACCGTGATCAAGGGACTTATTCACGGGCTCCTAAACTACAGAGGATGGATTCTCGCCTTAATCTATGGCCTTTGTTTCGGAGTGGAGATGACTATAGATAATATCATTGCAGAATACTTTTACGACAGGTTTAGCTTGGATCTTGAAACTGCAGGGGCTATAGCAGCTAGCTTCGGGCTGGCCAATATTGTGTCAAGGCCGGCTGGTGGGTTGCTTTCGGATTTGATGGGGAAGATGTTTGGAATGAGAGGGAGGCTCTGGAGTTTGTGGTTGGTGCAAATGGTGGCTGGTTTGTTATGCGTGGCGCTTGGAAGAGCGAACTCACTGTGGGGTTCTATACTCGCTATGGTTGGCTTTTCTTTGTTTGTGCAGGCTGCATCTGGTCTTACGTTTGGTGTGGTCCCTTTTGTTTCCAACAG GTCATTGGGAGTTATATCAGGGATGACAGGGAGTGGTGGAACAGTTGGGGCAGTGGTGACTCAGCTATTactgttttcaggctcaaacaaATTTCCAACACAAACAGGCATCTTTCTAATGGGACTTCTCATGATCTTATCTACACTACCGCTTACATTGATCTACTTTCCACAATGGGGTGGGATGTTCTGCGGGCCTTCAATCTCTTCAGATCACTACTACCTGATTGCCTAA
- the LOC108224597 gene encoding glycosyltransferase BC10 yields MRSEQMKRRSSSFSHKSQQYRWRRNLFALLLFGLCCFFTLLIFEAQYTRIKLFASLYRHNSPPLPQFPKIAFLFIARNRLPLDIVWDAFFQGDEDNKFSIFVHSRPGFLFNKATTKSVYFLNRQLNDSIQVDWGGSSMIEAERILLRHALEDPSNERFLFLSDSCLPLYNFSYTYDYIMSTSTSFVDSFSDTKEGRYNPKMHPVIPVHNWRKGSQWAVLTRKHAHIVVRDDSVFPMFQLHCKRKSLPEFWRDHPLPAEGWKEHNCIPDEHYVQTLLAQEGLEGEITRRGVTHTSWDVKSSKVRERQGWHPVTYKLADATPSLIQSIKDIDNINYETEYRKEWCTSKGKPAPCFLFARKFTRPAALRLLNMSVLGVVSQARSKSSEK; encoded by the exons ATGAGAAGTGAACAAATGAAGCGAAGGTCATCGAGCTTCTCCCACAAATCTCAGCAATATAGATGGAGGCGAAACTTGTTTGCTTTGCTTCTCTTTGGCTTATGTTGTTTTTTCACTTTATTAATATTCGAAGCTCAATATACTCGGATCAAATTGTTTGCTTCTCTTTATCGTCATAATTCTCCTCCGCTGCCTCAATTCCCTAAGATTGCCTTCTTGTTTATCGCGCGTAATCGCCTCCCTCTCGACATTGTTTGGGATGCTTTTTTTCAG GGCGACGAGGATAACaagttttcaatttttgttCACTCTAGGCCTGGATTCCTATTTAACAAGGCAACAACAAAATCTGTATATTTCTTGAATCGCCAACTTAATGATAGCATTCAG GTAGATTGGGGAGGATCAAGCATGATTGAAGCAGAGCGTATTTTACTTCGACATGCACTCGAAGATCCTAGTAATGAACGTTTTTTGTTCCTTTCGGACAG CTGCTTGCCGTTGTACAACTTCAGCTACACATACGACTACATCATGTCAACTTCAACTAGTTTTGTGGACAG CTTTTCTGATACAAAAGAAGGTCGCTACAATCCGAAGATGCATCCTGTGATTCCTGTTCATAACTGGAGGAAAGGATCTCAG TGGGCTGTGCTAACCAGAAAGCATGCCCATATTGTGGTTAGAGATGACTCTGTCTTTCCCATGTTTCAGTTGCATTGCAAG AGAAAATCATTGCCTGAGTTTTGGCGGGATCATCCTCTT CCAGCTGAAGGATGGAAGGAGCATAACTGTATACCAGATGAACATTATGTCCAGACCTTATTAGCT CAAGAAGGCCTTGAAGGAGAAATTACAAGAAGGGGTGTGACTCATACTTCATGGGATGTAAAATCCTCCAAAGTTCGTGAACGGCAAGGATGGCATCCTGTGACATATAAGTTAGCTGATGCTACTCCCTCACTCATCCAATCTATAAAG GATATAGATAATATCAATTATGAAACTGAATATAGAAAAGAGTGGTGCACTAGCAAAGGAAAACCAGCACCATGCTTTCTTTTCGCAAGGAAATTCACTCGGCCTGCAGCTCTGAGGCTTCTCAATATG TCTGTCTTGGGAGTCGTCAGTCAAGCAAGAAGTAAATCCTCAGAGAAATGA